A genomic region of Candidatus Limnocylindrales bacterium contains the following coding sequences:
- a CDS encoding DUF3303 family protein, producing the protein MKYVISWFERPQGSPIEYENAQKRILEVFGQWKAPANFKIDFFVIRVGEWGGHMLVECDDPVAIHKFCSMLPAFVFEARPVITIEEAVRGEREVIAWRDALN; encoded by the coding sequence ATGAAATACGTGATCAGCTGGTTCGAACGGCCGCAGGGTTCGCCCATCGAATACGAAAACGCCCAGAAGCGAATCCTCGAGGTCTTCGGCCAGTGGAAAGCGCCGGCCAACTTCAAGATCGATTTCTTCGTCATACGAGTCGGCGAGTGGGGCGGGCACATGCTGGTCGAATGCGACGATCCTGTCGCCATCCATAAGTTCTGCTCGATGCTTCCGGCGTTCGTATTCGAGGCGCGACCCGTCATCACGATCGAGGAAGCCGTGCGCGGCGAGCGCGAAGTCATCGCGTGGCGCGACGCATTGAACTAA
- a CDS encoding MaoC family dehydratase, producing MSTNAEKAFAVWQSSVGKEEGVGDWFEIDQSRINQFAEVTNDHQFIHVDPEAAKSTPFGTTIAHGFLTLSLLTWLDASIPKDPARYSGMVMGVNYGFEKVRFVSPVKVGRRVRCRSVLASAELKEPWVQTTRTMTVEIDGESKPALVADWITRIMYG from the coding sequence ATGAGCACCAACGCAGAGAAGGCATTCGCGGTCTGGCAATCCTCGGTGGGCAAGGAAGAGGGAGTAGGCGACTGGTTCGAAATCGACCAGTCCCGCATCAACCAGTTCGCCGAAGTCACCAACGATCACCAGTTCATTCACGTCGATCCCGAAGCGGCCAAGTCGACGCCGTTCGGCACCACGATCGCGCACGGCTTCCTTACGCTGTCGCTGCTGACCTGGCTCGACGCATCCATCCCGAAGGATCCCGCCCGCTATTCCGGAATGGTGATGGGCGTGAACTACGGCTTCGAGAAAGTCCGCTTCGTGAGCCCGGTCAAGGTCGGGCGTCGCGTGCGCTGTCGCAGCGTGCTCGCGAGCGCCGAGCTCAAGGAGCCGTGGGTTCAGACGACGCGCACGATGACGGTCGAGATCGACGGCGAATCCAAGCCGGCGCTGGTTGCCGACTGGATCACGCGCATCATGTACGGCTGA
- a CDS encoding ankyrin repeat domain-containing protein, producing the protein MTHSRSNLPPEPPSQEELRKALAEGDPQKVSALIRAGANIHYKRDHGHDALLDAIYGRDITRDPHLLELVTLLVDQGVNVSGVSSYNETALLVLSRLARFDAVALLLAAGADKDQLGWTPLIEAVALGSLADVEAALADSSTLEEKDCWSRTAWLIAVRTGDIAKAKLLRDHGADIEARGGSGGFWTPPLCYAVDGRHPEMLRWLLEDGADVEQTDDRGTTALVRAVEIDDIECVDILLAAGADVHAGSSTKALKEATSRDIVMRLLDAGADPAQMTYAGQRAVLGLPQIETTRFVADIPGNALASVSSDEFKSGFRRSFGKSNPERMDIAFWKSMILSGASGFEARQGFEDTCGPCPEAVWSAQRYGQSLTLLPDGRAVQIGGEHEDYYDDDFCIYNDVIVHERDGTIAIYGYPESVFPPTDFHTATLVGDFIYVIGSLGYRGKRRFGETPVYRLDVRTLRMDRLDTSGEAPGWIERHRADAVGPTGIRVAGGNVVTLRNGMESRDPTDGSFVLDIERLVWRRE; encoded by the coding sequence ATGACTCACAGCCGCAGCAATCTGCCTCCCGAGCCGCCGAGCCAGGAGGAGCTTCGCAAGGCGCTCGCAGAAGGCGACCCGCAGAAGGTTTCCGCGCTGATTCGGGCCGGCGCGAACATTCACTACAAACGCGATCACGGACACGACGCCCTGCTCGACGCCATTTATGGGCGCGACATCACCCGCGACCCGCACCTGCTCGAGCTGGTGACCCTGCTCGTTGACCAGGGAGTCAACGTCTCCGGTGTCTCCTCGTACAACGAAACTGCCCTGCTTGTGTTGTCGCGTCTTGCACGTTTCGACGCGGTCGCGCTGCTGCTGGCCGCGGGAGCGGACAAGGACCAACTCGGCTGGACACCGCTCATCGAAGCTGTCGCGCTCGGATCCCTGGCCGACGTCGAAGCGGCTCTCGCGGACAGCAGCACGCTCGAGGAGAAGGATTGCTGGTCGCGGACGGCGTGGCTGATTGCAGTGCGGACCGGAGACATCGCCAAGGCGAAGCTGCTGCGCGACCATGGCGCGGACATCGAGGCGCGCGGCGGAAGCGGCGGATTCTGGACTCCACCGTTGTGTTATGCGGTCGACGGCCGACACCCCGAGATGCTGCGCTGGCTGCTCGAAGACGGCGCGGACGTCGAGCAGACGGACGATCGCGGCACGACGGCCTTGGTACGAGCCGTCGAGATCGACGACATCGAATGCGTCGATATCCTGCTCGCCGCAGGAGCCGACGTCCACGCAGGCTCCTCCACCAAGGCGCTCAAGGAGGCGACGTCGCGCGACATTGTCATGCGGCTTCTCGACGCCGGCGCCGACCCAGCGCAGATGACGTATGCTGGTCAGCGCGCAGTTCTCGGTCTTCCGCAAATCGAGACTACCCGATTCGTCGCAGACATACCGGGAAACGCGCTCGCTTCGGTCTCATCCGATGAGTTCAAATCGGGATTTCGTCGGTCGTTCGGAAAGAGCAATCCCGAACGAATGGATATCGCATTCTGGAAATCCATGATCCTCAGCGGAGCCTCGGGGTTCGAAGCGCGCCAAGGGTTCGAGGACACGTGCGGTCCGTGCCCCGAGGCCGTCTGGAGCGCGCAACGATACGGCCAGTCGCTGACTCTTCTGCCCGACGGCCGCGCCGTGCAGATCGGCGGCGAACACGAGGACTACTACGACGACGATTTCTGCATCTACAACGATGTGATCGTTCACGAGCGCGACGGAACGATAGCGATCTACGGCTACCCGGAATCCGTATTCCCGCCGACGGATTTTCACACGGCGACGCTCGTCGGCGACTTCATCTACGTGATCGGATCGCTCGGATATCGCGGAAAACGGCGCTTCGGGGAAACACCGGTCTATCGCCTGGACGTTCGCACGCTGAGAATGGACCGTCTGGACACCAGCGGCGAAGCTCCAGGCTGGATCGAAAGGCACCGGGCGGATGCAGTGGGGCCAACCGGGATTCGTGTCGCCGGCGGGAACGTTGTCACGCTGCGCAACGGCATGGAATCCAGAGACCCGACGGACGGCTCGTTCGTGCTCGATATCGAGCGGCTGGTCTGGCGGCGAGAATAA
- a CDS encoding GNAT family N-acetyltransferase gives MPRAIAAITAAFLTDPIARFAWPSPYAHLEAMPLAAREFAGASFEHGAAYVSSDFCGTALWLPPGVEPNGEALEKIFRDTAMPEHLDDLLGTFEKMEHAHPDEAHWYLPLIGVEPNAQGKGIGAELMRYAVARCDQEKALAYLESSNPRNIALYRRFGFEEIGELQVGAGPLVTPMLRRPR, from the coding sequence ATGCCGCGGGCAATCGCCGCAATCACGGCAGCATTCCTTACGGACCCGATTGCGCGATTCGCCTGGCCTTCTCCGTATGCTCATCTCGAAGCAATGCCGCTCGCTGCGCGAGAGTTTGCCGGCGCCAGTTTCGAGCACGGCGCGGCGTATGTGTCTTCCGACTTTTGCGGCACGGCTCTGTGGTTGCCTCCCGGCGTGGAGCCGAATGGAGAGGCGCTCGAGAAGATCTTCCGCGACACGGCGATGCCCGAGCATCTGGACGATCTGCTCGGCACATTCGAAAAGATGGAACACGCACATCCCGACGAAGCGCACTGGTACCTGCCGCTGATCGGCGTCGAACCTAACGCACAGGGAAAAGGGATCGGAGCGGAGCTGATGCGCTACGCTGTGGCGCGCTGCGATCAGGAAAAAGCACTGGCCTACCTGGAATCGTCGAACCCGCGCAACATCGCCCTCTATCGGCGCTTTGGTTTCGAAGAGATCGGCGAGCTCCAGGTCGGCGCGGGGCCGCTGGTTACGCCAATGCTCCGGCGACCGCGCTGA
- the nhaA gene encoding Na+/H+ antiporter NhaA, which translates to MPTTSHPQSGPPPSSAPEAWEPLLRFARFAGRPIELFLRIEAASGILLFAAAAVALAWANSPWSESYQWFWHVPLGIRVGAFSFERTLEWFVNDGLMVIFFFVVGMEIRREMDHGELSEWRRAALPTAAALGGMIVPAGLYLVVAGVPETRSGWGVPMATDIAFAVGVLTLLGSRAPASLRVLLLALAVIDDLGAILVIALFYSSGIEAAGLVVALFGFGGILAMQRFGVRMKLAYVVPAVVAWAGIYAAGIHPTIAGVIVGLLTPVRAWLGPDGFIARVREELELLDPSVDVESRKAGLFVGLRNVAVARREAVSPADSLIEMLHPWVAFGIMPVFALANAGVAFSGLALGGSSLRVAMGSAAGLVVGKPLGILFACWLALRFRIGTLPEGITFRHLVVLGFVAGIGFTMALFIAQLAFTDAALLDAAKLGVLIASAGAAIFGLVAGTRLLAPPSAMR; encoded by the coding sequence ATGCCGACGACGTCACATCCGCAATCCGGCCCGCCGCCGTCGTCAGCGCCCGAAGCGTGGGAACCGCTGCTGCGCTTTGCGCGGTTCGCCGGCCGCCCGATCGAGCTCTTTCTCCGGATCGAGGCCGCGAGCGGGATCCTGCTTTTCGCAGCGGCGGCCGTTGCGCTCGCGTGGGCGAACTCTCCGTGGTCGGAGAGCTACCAGTGGTTCTGGCATGTGCCGCTCGGGATTCGAGTGGGTGCCTTTTCGTTCGAGCGCACGCTCGAGTGGTTCGTCAACGACGGCCTGATGGTGATCTTCTTCTTCGTCGTCGGGATGGAGATACGCCGCGAGATGGATCACGGCGAGCTGTCGGAGTGGCGGAGGGCTGCGCTTCCCACGGCCGCCGCGCTCGGCGGCATGATCGTTCCTGCAGGGCTGTATCTGGTCGTCGCCGGTGTTCCCGAAACGAGGTCGGGTTGGGGCGTGCCGATGGCGACCGACATCGCGTTTGCCGTGGGCGTGCTGACGCTGCTTGGATCGCGCGCTCCGGCCTCGCTGCGTGTGCTGCTGCTGGCGCTCGCGGTCATCGATGACCTCGGGGCTATCCTCGTCATCGCGCTGTTCTATTCGTCCGGCATCGAGGCTGCGGGACTCGTCGTCGCGTTGTTCGGTTTTGGCGGGATCCTCGCGATGCAGCGATTCGGCGTGCGGATGAAGCTGGCGTACGTCGTGCCCGCCGTCGTGGCGTGGGCGGGCATCTACGCAGCCGGAATCCATCCGACGATCGCCGGCGTCATCGTCGGGCTTCTCACGCCGGTGCGCGCGTGGCTCGGACCCGACGGTTTCATTGCACGGGTCCGCGAGGAGCTCGAGCTTCTGGATCCATCCGTCGATGTGGAGTCCAGGAAGGCGGGCCTCTTCGTCGGCCTGCGCAATGTTGCCGTCGCGCGACGCGAAGCCGTCTCACCCGCCGACAGCCTGATCGAGATGCTTCATCCGTGGGTAGCGTTCGGCATCATGCCGGTGTTCGCGCTCGCCAATGCAGGGGTCGCGTTCTCCGGGCTCGCACTGGGCGGCTCGTCGCTGCGCGTGGCGATGGGGAGCGCAGCCGGCCTCGTCGTGGGCAAACCGCTCGGAATTCTTTTCGCGTGCTGGCTGGCGCTTCGCTTTCGCATCGGAACGCTGCCGGAAGGAATCACGTTCCGGCACCTCGTCGTGCTCGGTTTCGTCGCCGGCATCGGGTTCACGATGGCGCTGTTCATCGCGCAGCTCGCATTTACCGACGCAGCGCTTCTCGACGCAGCCAAGCTGGGCGTGCTGATCGCAAGTGCGGGTGCGGCGATTTTTGGCCTCGTTGCGGGCACACGACTCCTCGCGCCGCCGTCCGCGATGCGCTAG
- a CDS encoding ribonuclease HII, with product MAIPADKLPLADLRRKYVDEGRALPQDIEAALRVDTRGAAKAILAAVDKRRRANRAEGQRLRHLFRFEQEIWSTGITRIAGVDEAGMSPLAGPVVAGAVILPVGWRHAGVDDSKKLTAEERTHLAVQIRANAVAWGVGIVSPEEIDRINIYRAGLLAMKRAVEALGPAPEHLLIDARKLADVAIPQKSIIHGDELSFSIAAASIIAKTTRDGIMIGYDQEHPGYGFARHKGYPVPEHYAALDRLGACAIHRRSFGPVRKALGLDPVQIEMFGMSEMLEDEAALADPDVTSEA from the coding sequence ATGGCCATCCCTGCCGACAAACTCCCGCTTGCCGACCTGCGCCGGAAGTACGTCGACGAAGGCCGCGCGCTGCCGCAGGACATCGAGGCCGCTCTTCGCGTCGATACGCGCGGCGCTGCCAAGGCGATTCTCGCCGCGGTCGACAAGCGCCGGCGCGCCAATCGTGCCGAGGGCCAGCGCCTGCGTCATCTGTTTCGCTTCGAGCAGGAGATCTGGTCGACAGGCATCACGCGCATCGCCGGAGTCGATGAAGCGGGCATGTCGCCGCTCGCGGGGCCGGTCGTTGCCGGTGCGGTGATTCTTCCGGTCGGCTGGCGTCATGCGGGCGTCGACGATTCGAAGAAGCTTACCGCCGAGGAGCGGACGCATCTTGCCGTGCAGATAAGGGCCAACGCGGTTGCGTGGGGCGTCGGCATCGTCTCGCCCGAAGAGATCGACCGCATCAACATCTATCGCGCCGGCCTGCTGGCGATGAAACGTGCGGTCGAAGCACTCGGGCCTGCTCCCGAGCATCTTCTGATCGACGCACGCAAGCTCGCCGACGTCGCGATTCCGCAGAAGTCGATCATCCACGGCGACGAGCTCAGCTTTTCGATCGCCGCGGCCAGCATCATCGCGAAGACCACGCGTGACGGGATCATGATCGGCTACGATCAGGAACATCCCGGCTACGGTTTCGCGCGCCACAAGGGCTATCCGGTTCCCGAGCACTACGCCGCGCTCGACAGGCTCGGCGCCTGCGCGATCCACCGTCGATCGTTCGGACCGGTGCGAAAGGCACTCGGCCTCGATCCGGTGCAGATCGAGATGTTCGGAATGTCCGAGATGCTCGAGGACGAAGCCGCGCTCGCGGATCCAGACGTTACGAGCGAAGCGTAG